The following proteins are encoded in a genomic region of Hyla sarda isolate aHylSar1 chromosome 3, aHylSar1.hap1, whole genome shotgun sequence:
- the HTR1B gene encoding 5-hydroxytryptamine receptor 1B produces the protein MEPQTQCQPAADNLNVSQTNYSYDGTSCISDQNLYDQESGLSFWSIILTIILAIITLATLLSNAFVIATVYQTRKLHTPANYLIASLAFTDLLVSILVLPISTLYTVTGKWTLGQIICDMWLSSDITCCTASILHLCVIALDRYWAITDAVEYTKKRTPKRAVIMIALVWVFSISISMPPLFWRQSKVEELTKCAVNTDHVLYTVYSTVGAFYLPTLLLIALYGRIYVEARSRILKQSPKSTGKRLTRAHLITDSPGSSSVSSTNSRAADVSSDTSSPVYLNQVKVKVSDALLEKKKIMAARERKATKTLGIILGAYIVCWLPFFIISLVMPICQDACWFHPAIFDFFNWLGYLNSLINPIIYTMSNEDFKQAFHKLIHRFSCPS, from the coding sequence ATGGAGCCACAAACCCAATGCCAACCAGCTGCTGACAATTTGAATGTTTCTCAAACCAATTACTCCTATGATGGTACAAGTTGCATTTCAGATCAGAACCTCTATGATCAGGAGTCTGGTTTGTCCTTCTGGAGCATAATCCTTACCATTATCTTAGCTATCATTACTCTTGCCACTTTATTGTCCAATGCATTTGTAATTGCAACAGTGTATCAGACCAGAAAATTGCACACGCCTGCCAACTATCTCATAGCTTCATTGGCATTCACGGACCTTTTAGTGTCTATTCTTGTCTTGCCAATCAGCACCTTGTATACTGTAACTGGTAAATGGACTTTGGGGCAGATCATATGTGATATGTGGTTGTCATCAGATATCACTTGTTGCACTGCATCTATTCTGCATTTATGTGTGATAGCATTGGATAGATACTGGGCAATCACTGATGCAGTTGAATacacaaagaaaagaactccaaaaAGGGCGGTTATAATGATAGCACTTGTGTGGGTCTTCTCAATATCGATTTCAATGCCCCCTCTTTTTTGGCGTCAATCAAAGGTAGAAGAGCTCACCAAATGTGCCGTCAATACAGATCATGTTTTGTATACTGTTTACTCCACTGTCGGGGCATTTTATTTACCAACATTACTACTAATTGCCCTTTATGGAAGAATCTATGTAGAAGCCAGGTCTAGAATTTTGAAACAGTCTCCGAAGAGCACAGGCAAAAGATTGACAAGGGCTCATCTAATAACTGATTCCCCAGGATCTTCTTCTGTGTCCTCAACCAACTCAAGGGCTGCAGATGTGTCAAGTGATACAAGTTCTCCAGTATACTTGAATCAGGTCAAAGTTAAAGTATCAGATGCTTTACTAGAGAAGAAGAAGATAATGGCTGCCAGGGAGAGAAAGGCAACCAAGACTTTAGGGATCATACTTGGAGCTTACATTGTCTGTTGGTTACCATTTTTCATCATTTCATTGGTTATGCCCATTTGCCAAGACGCTTGCTGGTTCCATCctgctatttttgactttttcaactGGCTTGGATATCTCAATTCTTTAATAAATCCAATAATCTATACAATGTCAAATGAGGACTTCAAGCAAGCATTTCACAAACTGATTCATCGTTTTAGTTGCCCATCATGA